Proteins encoded within one genomic window of Panicum virgatum strain AP13 chromosome 1N, P.virgatum_v5, whole genome shotgun sequence:
- the LOC120654544 gene encoding succinate dehydrogenase subunit 3-1, mitochondrial-like, with protein MEKYNSNTRFAPLRATPFALRGALGSSSSNLEQARGYTSSPLAVLRPNMSPTGSRTLHTSRPLSSPVANRPLSPHLPLKKPQFSATFSISHRIFGVALGVAIISVPLATKFSLMCGV; from the exons ATGGAGAAGTATAACAGCAACACTCGATTTGCACCCTTGAGAGCCACGCCATTTGCTCTCCGTG GTGCTCTTGGTAGCTCAAGCTCAAATCTGGAGCAAGCCAGGGGCTACACATCTTCGCCTCTAGCAGTGTTGCGACCAAATATGTCTCCAACTGGAAGCCGAACCCTGCACACAAGCCGCCCCCTGTCTTCTCCTGTTGCGAACCGCCCATTGTCGCCCCACCTCCCGCTGAAGAAGCCACAGTTTAGCGCTACATTCTCAATCTCGCACCGTATTTTCGGTGTTGCATTGGGAGTTGCCATCATATCCGTCCCTCTTGCCACCAAGTTCAGCCTGATGTGTGGTGTGTGA
- the LOC120654548 gene encoding protein LOW PSII ACCUMULATION 3, chloroplastic-like isoform X2 has protein sequence MPTTISNSDGTGCMFSMARRNSRIGFQVHAVTGDQGSRNVSDVKFPSGYPELLMQAKEAAESAVKDGKQLLEIEFPTAGLQSVPGDGEGGNEMTGSMLLIREFCDRFVPAEKATRTRVFFPEANEVTFARQSAFEGCSLKLDYLIKPSLFEDFGFTTKVKMADRVKPEDESFLVAYPYFNVNEMLVVEELYKEAVVGTNRKLIIFNGELDRIRSGYYPSFFYPKLAELSKTFLPKLDTVYYIHNFKGVKGGTLFRCYPGPWKVLRKATSGSYICLHQQEEMPSLKEVALDILPSV, from the exons ATGCCTACTACAATCAGCAATAGCGATGGCACTGGTTGTATGTTCAGCATGGCAAGAAGAAATTCAAGAATCGGGTTCCAAGTTCATGCTGTCACTGGAGACCAGGGCTCTCGCAATGTGTCTGATGTAAAGTTCCCAAGTGGTTACCCAGAACTCCTGATGCAG GCTAAAGAAGCTGCTGAATCAGCTGTTAAGGATGGAAAGCAGCTACTG GAAATCGAGTTCCCTACAGCTGGATTACAAAGTGTGCCAG GTGATGGCGAAGGAGGAAATGAGATGACTGGAAGCATGCTTCTAATTAGAGAATTTTGTGACCGCTTTGTACCTGCAGAGAAAGCTACTAGAACCAGAGTA TTCTTTCCTGAGGCAAATGAGGTTACTTTTGCAAGACAATCAGCCTTTGAAGGATGTTCACTGAAGCTAGATTATCTAATAAAACCATCCTTATTTGAAGATTTTGGTTTTACAACAAAAGTGAAAATGGCAGACCGTGTCAAACCAGAAGACGAGTCATTCCTTGTGGCTTATCCTTACTTCAATGTCAATG AAATGCTTGTGGTTGAAGAGCTTTACAAGGAAGCAGTTGTTGGGACCAACCGGAAATTGATAATATTCAATGGAGAACTAGACCGAATAAGAAGTGGAT ACTACCCGTCATTCTTCTACCCGAAACTTGCAGAGCTTTCCAAAACATTTCTCCCAAAACTGGACACAGTTTACTATATTCACAATTTCAAGGGAGTCAAAGGGGGAACGCTTTTCAG GTGCTACCCTGGACCTTGGAAGGTCCTGAGAAAAGCAACGTCTGGCAGCTACATCTGCTTGCATCAACAAGAGGAAATGCCTTCGTTGAAGGAAGTGGCCCTCGACATCCTTCCTTCCGTATAG
- the LOC120654548 gene encoding protein LOW PSII ACCUMULATION 3, chloroplastic-like isoform X1 yields the protein MFTQTDKMVPTTATGDHIIRPHKQIAIHFLFNFCSTSLSLTFSPSPHPSPHAHIHPPKASLAMATSYSSMANPPFTSKTPFPNRQASNWMPTTISNSDGTGCMFSMARRNSRIGFQVHAVTGDQGSRNVSDVKFPSGYPELLMQAKEAAESAVKDGKQLLEIEFPTAGLQSVPGDGEGGNEMTGSMLLIREFCDRFVPAEKATRTRVFFPEANEVTFARQSAFEGCSLKLDYLIKPSLFEDFGFTTKVKMADRVKPEDESFLVAYPYFNVNEMLVVEELYKEAVVGTNRKLIIFNGELDRIRSGYYPSFFYPKLAELSKTFLPKLDTVYYIHNFKGVKGGTLFRCYPGPWKVLRKATSGSYICLHQQEEMPSLKEVALDILPSV from the exons ATGTTCACACAAACAGACAAGATGGTCCCCACCACAGCAACTGGAGACCACATAATAAGACCTCACAAACAGATTGCTATCCATTTTCTCTTCAATTTTTGCTCAACTTCTCTTTCTCTcaccttctctccctctccccaccCCAGTCCCCACGCACATATTCATCCACCCAAGGCTTCATTGGCCATGGCAACCAGCTATAGCTCCATGGCTAACCCTCCATTTACCTCCAAAACTCCCTTTCCCAATAGACAA GCCTCTAATTGGATGCCTACTACAATCAGCAATAGCGATGGCACTGGTTGTATGTTCAGCATGGCAAGAAGAAATTCAAGAATCGGGTTCCAAGTTCATGCTGTCACTGGAGACCAGGGCTCTCGCAATGTGTCTGATGTAAAGTTCCCAAGTGGTTACCCAGAACTCCTGATGCAG GCTAAAGAAGCTGCTGAATCAGCTGTTAAGGATGGAAAGCAGCTACTG GAAATCGAGTTCCCTACAGCTGGATTACAAAGTGTGCCAG GTGATGGCGAAGGAGGAAATGAGATGACTGGAAGCATGCTTCTAATTAGAGAATTTTGTGACCGCTTTGTACCTGCAGAGAAAGCTACTAGAACCAGAGTA TTCTTTCCTGAGGCAAATGAGGTTACTTTTGCAAGACAATCAGCCTTTGAAGGATGTTCACTGAAGCTAGATTATCTAATAAAACCATCCTTATTTGAAGATTTTGGTTTTACAACAAAAGTGAAAATGGCAGACCGTGTCAAACCAGAAGACGAGTCATTCCTTGTGGCTTATCCTTACTTCAATGTCAATG AAATGCTTGTGGTTGAAGAGCTTTACAAGGAAGCAGTTGTTGGGACCAACCGGAAATTGATAATATTCAATGGAGAACTAGACCGAATAAGAAGTGGAT ACTACCCGTCATTCTTCTACCCGAAACTTGCAGAGCTTTCCAAAACATTTCTCCCAAAACTGGACACAGTTTACTATATTCACAATTTCAAGGGAGTCAAAGGGGGAACGCTTTTCAG GTGCTACCCTGGACCTTGGAAGGTCCTGAGAAAAGCAACGTCTGGCAGCTACATCTGCTTGCATCAACAAGAGGAAATGCCTTCGTTGAAGGAAGTGGCCCTCGACATCCTTCCTTCCGTATAG
- the LOC120654547 gene encoding pentatricopeptide repeat-containing protein At4g02750-like: protein MLRTFQKLPYLRRGSLYLRRFHSSAPPRLRHDGDIVRWNSAITAHLRAGRVGAARRVFDEMPERNVFTWNCMISGLVRNRMLADARGVFDAMPFRNSVSWAALLTGYARCGRVAEARELFDRMPERNVVSWNAMISGYVRNGMVDRARELFDMMPVRNDVSWLTMISGYMKRKRVREARELFDCVPSPSTSVCNALLSGYAEHGYLKDAEELFGRMQRRNLVSWNVMITGYTQARMMEVAQSLFDEMPEKDTVSWTAIVRGYLKNGDVDAAWKLFQDMPNRDILAWNTMMGGFVMSERLDDALRLFADMPDRDLVSWNTILQGYVQQGDMDSANTWFRRMPEKDETSWNTLISGYKDEGALSLLLEMTRGGYRPDQSTWSVVISICASLVALGYGRMVHVCTIKTGFEHDALVMSSLISMYSKCGLIIEASQVFEMIMQRDTVTWNAMIATYAYHGLAAEALKLFDRMTKDGFNPDHSTFLSVLSACAHKGYLYEGCHYFRSMQQDWNLIPRSDHYSCMVDLLGRSGFVHQAYDFTRKVPSNLQINAWETLFSACNAHGNIQLGELIAKNVLQSRPTDGGMYTLLSNIYAAKEMWSSAASVRSLMKERGLKKETGCSWIELKGDVVSFSSNDNAHPLIERICHEVDNLSVLIEEAS, encoded by the coding sequence ATGCTAAGAACCTTCCAGAAACTTCCGTATCTGCGCCGCGGTTCACTATACCTCCGCCGTTTCCACtctagcgcgccgccgcggctgcgtcATGACGGCGACATCGTCCGGTGGAACTCCGCCATCACCGCGCACCTACGCGCCGGCAGGGTGGGCGCGGCGCGCCGCgtgttcgacgaaatgcccGAGCGGAACGTGTTCACGTGGAACTGCATGATCTCGGGCCTCGTCAGGAACCGGATGCTCGCCGACGCTCGCGGGGTGTTCGACGCGATGCCGTTCAGGAACTCCGTCTCGTGGGCCGCGCTGCTGACCGGCTACGCGCGGTGTGGGAGGGTTGCGGAGGCCAGGGAGCTGTTCGATCGGATGCCGGAACGGAACGTGGTCTCATGGAACGCGATGATTTCGGGCTACGTGCGGAACGGGATGGTTGACAGGGCGCGGGAGCTGTTCGACATGATGCCAGTGAGGAATGACGTGTCGTGGCTGACGATGATCTCTGGGTATATGAAGAGGAAGCGTGTccgtgaagcaagggagctctTTGACTGTGTGCCTTCACCATCGACTTCAGTGTGCAATGCATTGCTGTCGGGTTATGCTGAACATGGTTACCTGAAAGATGCAGAGGAGCTGTTTGGTCGTATGCAGAGACGGAACCTTGTTTCTTGGAATGTCATGATCACAGGCTATACGCAGGCTAGGATGATGGAGGTTGCGCAGAGTCTCTTTGATGAGATGCCTGAAAAGGACACTGTATCTTGGACAGCCATTGTGCGTGGGTACTTAAAGAATGGTGATGTTGATGCCGCATGGAAGCTGTTCCAGGACATGCCTAACCGTGATATCCTTGCTTGGAACACAATGATGGGGGGCTTCGTGATGAGTGAGAGGTTGGATGATGCATTGAGATTGTTCGCTGACATGCCTGATAGAGATCTGGTATCATGGAATACAATCTTGCAAGGATATGTCCAACAAGGAGACATGGATAGTGCAAATACCTGGTTTAGAAGAATGCCAGAGAAAGACGAGACATCATGGAACACTTTGATCTCTGGGTACAAAGATGAAGGAGCACTAAGTCTGCTGTTGGAAATGACCCGAGGAGGATACAGACCGGACCAATCCACTTGGAGCGTGGTTATTTCTATCTGTGCGTCTCTTGTTGCTCTTGGATATGGAAGAATGGTGCATGTTTGCACAATCAAAACCGGCTTTGAGCATGATGCTTTGGTGATGAGCTCATTAATATCTATGTACTCCAAGTGTGGGCTAATTATTGAAGCTTCCCAAGTTTTTGAGATGATTATGCAACGGGATACTGTGACATGGAATGCCATGATTGCAACATATGCTTATCACGGTCTAGCTGCCGAAGCTCTGAAACTCTTTGACAGGATGACCAAAGATGGATTTAACCCAGATCATTCAACTTTTCTGAGTGTGTTGTCTGCTTGTGCACACAAAGGGTATCTATATGAAGGTTGCCACTATTTTAGAAGTATGCAACAGGATTGGAACTTGATTCCAAGATCTGATCACTATTCATGCATGGTCGATCTCTTAGGAAGATCAGGTTTTGTACACCAGGCTTATGATTTTACAAGAAAAGTCCCTTCCAACCTTCAAATAAATGCATGGGAGACTCTGTTTAGTGCATGCAATGCTCATGGGAATATCCAGCTTGGGGAACTCATAGCAAAAAATGTTCTTCAGTCTAGACCTACTGATGGAGGAATGTATACCCTCTTGTCAAACATATATGCTGCTAAAGAGATGTGGAGCAGTGCTGCAAGTGTTAGAAGTCTCATGAAAGAGCGGGGGTTGAAGAAGGAGACTGGGTGTAGTTGGATTGAGCTGAAGGGGGATGTTGTTTCCTTTTCATCAAATGATAATGCACATCCTTTGATTGAGCGGATATGCCACGAAGTTGATAATCTTTCTGTTTTGATAGAAGAGGCAAGTTAA